Part of the Halodesulfovibrio aestuarii DSM 17919 = ATCC 29578 genome, AATGAAAGAGTGTGTAAAAATGCGTCCTGCGCCTGCTCCCATTGCTTATTGCACGCAAAAACCCAAAAATCCAAGCTGTCGATTAAAATAGACTGATACTCCAATATGGACTTTTCTAACAATCGGGGCAATTCAATTCCTGTTTCTTTTACTGGAATTTCAGGATTTCTTGCTAACCGATGATCTAAAATTTGCTGACCAAACGAAAAGTCCTGAGCCCGCCCCGTTGCAAGTAAAAGAGATGGCATTGTTCCTTCATACAACCGCTGCAAGCCAAAATCTGACTTGCCGGACTTGTCTCCCCCCAGAATAAGTCGGATCATCTTATTTTCCTTCTATCAAAAGCATCTCTTCAACAATTGGAATGGTCGTTTCAATATGTTTCCAACTAAAC contains:
- a CDS encoding bifunctional adenosylcobinamide kinase/adenosylcobinamide-phosphate guanylyltransferase, which produces MIRLILGGDKSGKSDFGLQRLYEGTMPSLLLATGRAQDFSFGQQILDHRLARNPEIPVKETGIELPRLLEKSILEYQSILIDSLDFWVFACNKQWEQAQDAFLHTLSLVPEKTQVTIVSCEAGLGPIAASSQVRQFIRRLGALNQAVAAVSDEVCLMIAGIPLYVKKA